From the genome of Populus alba chromosome 10, ASM523922v2, whole genome shotgun sequence, one region includes:
- the LOC118060021 gene encoding ras-related protein RABF1 isoform X1, whose product MGCSSSLPDRSTGRLGGLNNSDSSGVADAKNLRVKLVLLGDSGVGKSCIVLRFVRGQFDPTSKVTIGASFLSQTIALQDSTTIKFDIWDTAGQERYAALAPLYYRGAAVAVIVYDITSPETFNKAQYWVKELQKHGSPDIVMALVGNKADLHEKREVPAQASIVIYWE is encoded by the exons ATGGGTTGCTCTTCTTCTCTTCCAG ATAGGAGTACTGGCAGGTTGGGTGGACTTAACAATTCAGATAGCAGTGGAGTGGCTGATGCCAAAAACCTACGCGTAAAG CTGGTTTTATTAGGTGATTCTGGTGTTGGTAAAAGCTGTATTGTTCTTCGCTTTGTTCGTGGCCAGTTTGATCCAACATCCAAG GTAACTATTGGAGCTTCATTTTTGTCACAAACAATAGCTTTACAGGATTCTACAACAATTAAGTTTGATATATGGGATACTGCTGGACAAGAAAG GTATGCCGCACTAGCACCGCTATATTACAGAGGTGCTGCAGTTGCAGTTATTGTGTATGATATAACAAGCCCAGAGACATTCAACAAAGCACAGTATTGGGTTAAG GAGCTACAAAAACATGGGAGCCCTGATATAGTCATGGCTTTAGTAGGTAACAAGGCTGATCTTCATGAGAAGCGAGAAGTACCTGCTCAAGCAAGTATAGTTATTTATTGGGAATAG
- the LOC118060021 gene encoding ras-related protein RABF1 isoform X2, whose product MSKFACYLLFPEAIQLVLLGDSGVGKSCIVLRFVRGQFDPTSKVTIGASFLSQTIALQDSTTIKFDIWDTAGQERYAALAPLYYRGAAVAVIVYDITSPETFNKAQYWVKELQKHGSPDIVMALVGNKADLHEKREVPAQASIVIYWE is encoded by the exons ATGTCAAAGTTTGCATGTTATCTTCTTTTTCCAGAAGCTATCCAG CTGGTTTTATTAGGTGATTCTGGTGTTGGTAAAAGCTGTATTGTTCTTCGCTTTGTTCGTGGCCAGTTTGATCCAACATCCAAG GTAACTATTGGAGCTTCATTTTTGTCACAAACAATAGCTTTACAGGATTCTACAACAATTAAGTTTGATATATGGGATACTGCTGGACAAGAAAG GTATGCCGCACTAGCACCGCTATATTACAGAGGTGCTGCAGTTGCAGTTATTGTGTATGATATAACAAGCCCAGAGACATTCAACAAAGCACAGTATTGGGTTAAG GAGCTACAAAAACATGGGAGCCCTGATATAGTCATGGCTTTAGTAGGTAACAAGGCTGATCTTCATGAGAAGCGAGAAGTACCTGCTCAAGCAAGTATAGTTATTTATTGGGAATAG
- the LOC118060022 gene encoding U-box domain-containing protein 14 isoform X1 — translation MVLTEDPNSELMSGLVDSVKEISMLPECRNVCKKMHGNLVRRIKLLSPLFEELKDNNEELSEEETKGFELLRTALDSAKELLKLVFEGSKVYQTLQRDHIADKFNQITEKIEAALSEIPYNKLNLSEEVQEQIELVHAQFRRAKGSPELQDPQLEVDLAIAQREKEPDPAILKRLSEKLHLRTIDDLKKESLAFHELAIASGGDPGDWFKKMSSLFKKLKDHVQMANPEADCSEAEKVMMKHRSPVIPDDFRCPISLELMKDPVIISTGQTYERSCIQKWLDAGHKTCPKTQQTLLHTALTPNYVLKSLIALWCESNSVELPKQPGACTSKNVRSSISYCDRAAIATLLDKLANGNLEQQRSAAGELRLLAKRNVDNRVCIAEAGAIPLLVELLSSTDPRTQEHAVTALLNLSINDINKGTIVNAGAIPDIVDVLKNGSMEARENAAATLFSLSVVDENKVAIGAAGAIPALIKLLCDGTPRGKKDAATAIFNLSIYQGNKARAVKAGIVPPLMRLLKDAGGGMVDEALAILAILASHQEGKVAIGQASPIPVLMEVISTGYPRNRENAAAILWSLCTVDSQQLKLARQFGAEEALKELSESGTDRAKRKAGSILELLQGVDAIVTQS, via the exons ATGGTATTAACGGAGGATCCGAATTCTGAGTTGATGAGTGGACTCGTTGACTCAGTGAAAGAGATTTCTATGTTACCGGAATGTAGAAATGTTTGCAAGAAGATGCATGGCAATTTGGTACGTAGAATCAAGCTATTGAGCCCTTTGTTTGAGGAATTGAAGGACAACAATGAAGAGCTAAGTGAAGAAGAGACTAAGGGTTTTGAATTATTGAGAACCGCTTTAGATTCTGCTAAGGAGCTTCTCAAATTGGTTTTTGAAGGAAGCAAGGTGTATCAG ACCTTGCAAAGAGACCACATAGCAGATAAGTTCAACCAGATCACAGAAAAAATTGAAGCAGCATTGAGTGAGATTCCTTATAACAAACTCAATTTATCAGAGGAGGTTCAAGAACAG ATTGAACTTGTGCACGCTCAATTCAGAAGAGCAAAGGGAAGTCCAGAACTCCAGGATCCTCAACTGGAAGTTGATTTGGCCATAGCACAGAGAGAGAAGGAGCCTGACCCGGCAATACTAAAAAGACTTTCAGAAAAGCTGCATCTCCGGACTATTGATGATCTAAAGAAAGAATCCCTTGCGTTCCATGAACTGGCTATTGCAAGTGGTGGGGATCCAGGAGATTGGTTCAAGAAGATGTCATCCCTCTTTAAGAAGTTAAAAGACCACGTTCAGATGGCAAACCCTGAAGCTGATTGTTCTGAGGCTGAAAAGGTCATGATGAAACACAGATCTCCAGTTATTCCAGATGATTTCCGGTGCCCAATATCTCTTGAACTAATGAAAGATCCTGTTATTATCTCTACCGGACAG ACTTATGAAAGATCTTGCATCCAAAAATGGCTAGATGCAGGTCACAAGACCTGTCCAAAAACACAGCAGACGCTCTTGCATACTGCACTTACACCTAACTATGTTTTGAAGAGTTTGATTGCTTTGTGGTGTGAGAGCAATAGTGTAGAGCTTCCTAAACAGCCAGGGGCTTGTACAAGCAAAAATGTAAGAAGTAGCATTTCATATTGTGACCGAGCTGCGATAGCTACCTTATTAGACAAATTGGCAAATGGTAATCTGGAACAACAAAGATCAGCTGCTGGAGAGCTTCGTTTATTAGCTAAGAGGAATGTAGATAACAGAGTCTGTATTGCTGAAGCAGGAGCAATTCCACTCCTCGTGGAGCTATTATCCTCAACAGATCCTCGGACCCAAGAGCATGCTGTTACAGCGCTTCTCAACCTTTCCATAAATGATATTAACAAGGGAACCATAGTTAATGCAGGGGCCATTCCTGATATAGTAGATGTTTTGAAAAATGGTAGCATGGAGGCAAGAGAAAATGCTGCTGCAACCCTTTTCAGTTTATCTGTTGTAGATGAGAATAAGGTGGCAATAGGAGCAGCTGGGGCTATCCCAGCTCTTATAAAGTTGCTTTGTGACGGGACTCCAAGAGGAAAGAAGGATGCTGCCACTGCAATCTTTAATCTTTCAATCTATCAAGGGAACAAGGCAAGGGCTGTGAAGGCTGGTATTGTCCCACCCCTGATGAGGTTGCTGAAGGATGCCGGGGGAGGAATGGTGGATGAAGCATTGGCCATTCTTGCCATTCTTGCAAGTCATCAAGAAGGGAAGGTGGCAATTGGTCAGGCCAGCCCAATTCCTGTTCTGATGGAGGTCATCAGCACTGGATATCCACGCAACCGAGAGAATGCTGCAGCCATCTTGTGGTCACTTTGCACTGTCGATTCACAGCAGTTGAAGTTAGCTAGGCAGTTCGGTGCTGAAGAGGCACTGAAAGAACTATCGGAAAGCGGTACTGACAGGGCAAAGAGAAAAGCTGGAAGCATATTAGAGCTCCTTCAGGGAGTTGATGCGATTGTTACTCAAAGCTGA
- the LOC118060022 gene encoding U-box domain-containing protein 14 isoform X2: MVLTEDPNSELMSGLVDSVKEISMLPECRNVCKKMHGNLVRRIKLLSPLFEELKDNNEELSEEETKGFELLRTALDSAKELLKLVFEGSKVYQIELVHAQFRRAKGSPELQDPQLEVDLAIAQREKEPDPAILKRLSEKLHLRTIDDLKKESLAFHELAIASGGDPGDWFKKMSSLFKKLKDHVQMANPEADCSEAEKVMMKHRSPVIPDDFRCPISLELMKDPVIISTGQTYERSCIQKWLDAGHKTCPKTQQTLLHTALTPNYVLKSLIALWCESNSVELPKQPGACTSKNVRSSISYCDRAAIATLLDKLANGNLEQQRSAAGELRLLAKRNVDNRVCIAEAGAIPLLVELLSSTDPRTQEHAVTALLNLSINDINKGTIVNAGAIPDIVDVLKNGSMEARENAAATLFSLSVVDENKVAIGAAGAIPALIKLLCDGTPRGKKDAATAIFNLSIYQGNKARAVKAGIVPPLMRLLKDAGGGMVDEALAILAILASHQEGKVAIGQASPIPVLMEVISTGYPRNRENAAAILWSLCTVDSQQLKLARQFGAEEALKELSESGTDRAKRKAGSILELLQGVDAIVTQS, from the exons ATGGTATTAACGGAGGATCCGAATTCTGAGTTGATGAGTGGACTCGTTGACTCAGTGAAAGAGATTTCTATGTTACCGGAATGTAGAAATGTTTGCAAGAAGATGCATGGCAATTTGGTACGTAGAATCAAGCTATTGAGCCCTTTGTTTGAGGAATTGAAGGACAACAATGAAGAGCTAAGTGAAGAAGAGACTAAGGGTTTTGAATTATTGAGAACCGCTTTAGATTCTGCTAAGGAGCTTCTCAAATTGGTTTTTGAAGGAAGCAAGGTGTATCAG ATTGAACTTGTGCACGCTCAATTCAGAAGAGCAAAGGGAAGTCCAGAACTCCAGGATCCTCAACTGGAAGTTGATTTGGCCATAGCACAGAGAGAGAAGGAGCCTGACCCGGCAATACTAAAAAGACTTTCAGAAAAGCTGCATCTCCGGACTATTGATGATCTAAAGAAAGAATCCCTTGCGTTCCATGAACTGGCTATTGCAAGTGGTGGGGATCCAGGAGATTGGTTCAAGAAGATGTCATCCCTCTTTAAGAAGTTAAAAGACCACGTTCAGATGGCAAACCCTGAAGCTGATTGTTCTGAGGCTGAAAAGGTCATGATGAAACACAGATCTCCAGTTATTCCAGATGATTTCCGGTGCCCAATATCTCTTGAACTAATGAAAGATCCTGTTATTATCTCTACCGGACAG ACTTATGAAAGATCTTGCATCCAAAAATGGCTAGATGCAGGTCACAAGACCTGTCCAAAAACACAGCAGACGCTCTTGCATACTGCACTTACACCTAACTATGTTTTGAAGAGTTTGATTGCTTTGTGGTGTGAGAGCAATAGTGTAGAGCTTCCTAAACAGCCAGGGGCTTGTACAAGCAAAAATGTAAGAAGTAGCATTTCATATTGTGACCGAGCTGCGATAGCTACCTTATTAGACAAATTGGCAAATGGTAATCTGGAACAACAAAGATCAGCTGCTGGAGAGCTTCGTTTATTAGCTAAGAGGAATGTAGATAACAGAGTCTGTATTGCTGAAGCAGGAGCAATTCCACTCCTCGTGGAGCTATTATCCTCAACAGATCCTCGGACCCAAGAGCATGCTGTTACAGCGCTTCTCAACCTTTCCATAAATGATATTAACAAGGGAACCATAGTTAATGCAGGGGCCATTCCTGATATAGTAGATGTTTTGAAAAATGGTAGCATGGAGGCAAGAGAAAATGCTGCTGCAACCCTTTTCAGTTTATCTGTTGTAGATGAGAATAAGGTGGCAATAGGAGCAGCTGGGGCTATCCCAGCTCTTATAAAGTTGCTTTGTGACGGGACTCCAAGAGGAAAGAAGGATGCTGCCACTGCAATCTTTAATCTTTCAATCTATCAAGGGAACAAGGCAAGGGCTGTGAAGGCTGGTATTGTCCCACCCCTGATGAGGTTGCTGAAGGATGCCGGGGGAGGAATGGTGGATGAAGCATTGGCCATTCTTGCCATTCTTGCAAGTCATCAAGAAGGGAAGGTGGCAATTGGTCAGGCCAGCCCAATTCCTGTTCTGATGGAGGTCATCAGCACTGGATATCCACGCAACCGAGAGAATGCTGCAGCCATCTTGTGGTCACTTTGCACTGTCGATTCACAGCAGTTGAAGTTAGCTAGGCAGTTCGGTGCTGAAGAGGCACTGAAAGAACTATCGGAAAGCGGTACTGACAGGGCAAAGAGAAAAGCTGGAAGCATATTAGAGCTCCTTCAGGGAGTTGATGCGATTGTTACTCAAAGCTGA
- the LOC118060024 gene encoding vacuolar protein-sorting-associated protein 33 homolog, producing MSQIPNLDNSPLNLKSLREQSQRELVNILNNIRGKKCLVIDPKLSGSLSLIIKSTILKENGADLRHLSAEPVDTDCTKVVYLVRSEFSLMRFICSHIHNDTSKGLQREYYVYFVPRREVVCEKVLEEENVHNLVTIGEYPLYMVPLDEDVLSFELDLANKECLVDGNTSSLWHIAKAIHKLESSFGVITYVRAKGKASVRVADILNRMQAEEPVNTSDMVMPGINTLILIDREVDMVTPMCSQLTYEGLLDEFLHINNGAVELDPSIMGAQQEGKKIKVPLNSSDKLFKEIRDLNFEVVAQVLRQKATSMKQDYTEMTTTNQTVSELKDFVKKLNSLPEMTRHINLAQHLSTFTSKQSFLSRLDMEQTLIEAQSYEICVDYIEELIHKQEPLVSVLRLLILFSITNSGLPKRNFDHLRRELLHSYGFEHIAMLNNLEKAGLLKKQENKSNWLTIKRTLQLVVEDTDTANPNDIAYVFSGYAPLSIRLVQQAVRSGWRPMEEILKLLPGPHSETKRGGFSSSPSFDTLHGASAAVDRVADGRRSLVLVVFIGGVTFAEISALRFLSAQETMAYDLIIGTTKIVSGNTLTETFMEKVG from the exons atgtctcAAATTCCTAACCTAGACAACTCTCCTCTCAATTTAAAATCCCTCAG ggAACAATCTCAGAGAGAGCTCGTTAACATCCTCAATAAC ATTCGAGGAAAGAAGTGTTTGGTGATTGATCCAAAGCTTAGCGGATCACTGTCGTTGATCATCAAATCAACAATTCTTAAG GAAAATGGGGCTGATTTGCGGCATCTTTCAGCGGAACCAGTTGACACTGATTGTACTAAAGTGGTTTACCTTGTTCGCTCAGAGTTTAGTTTGATGAGATTTATATGTTCACATATTCATAATGATACGTCTAAAGGACTTCAGAGGGAGTACTACGTTTATTTTGTACCTAGGCGTGAGGTTGTTTGTGAGAAG GTACTCGAGGAGGAGAATGTTCATAACCTGGTGACCATTGGGGAGTACCCATTATACATGGTTCCATTGGACGAAGATGTACTATCATTTGAACTTGACTTGGCTAACAAA GAATGCCTAGTTGACGGCAATACAAGTTCACTTTGGCATATTGCAAAGGCCATTCACAAGCTCGAG TCTTCTTTTGGAGTGATAACATATGTAAGGGCAAAAGGTAAAGCATCAGTACGTGTTGCTGACATTCTCAATCGCATGCAAGCAGAAGAACCAGTTAACACATCCGAT ATGGTTATGCCAGGGATAAATACACTCATCCTTATAGACAGGGAG GTGGACATGGTTACTCCTATGTGCTCACAGTTAACATACGAAGGACTTCTAGATGAG TTTTTGCATATCAACAATGGTGCCGTGGAGCTTGATCCATCCATCATGGGTGCtcaacaagaaggaaaaaagatcaAGGTTCCACTTAATTCAAG TGACAAGCTGTTCAAGGAAATTCGAGATCTCAACTTTGAAGTTGTTGCCCAG GTCCTACGTCAAAAGGCAACATCTATGAAGCAGGACTACACAGAAATGACAACTACT AATCAGACAGTTTCTGAGTTAAAGGATTTTGTTAAAAAGCTGAATTCATTGCCAGAGATGACT AGGCACATAAATCTCGCTCAGCATCTATCAACATTCACATCAAAGCAGTCATTTCTTTCACGACTTGACATGGAGCAAACACTCATCGAGGCTCAGAGTTATGAAAT ATGCGTTGATTACATTGAAGAATTGATCCATAAGCAGGAGCCTCTTGTTAGTGTCTTGCGTCTTCTGATCTTATTTTCTATCACAAATTCAGGGCTTCCAAAAAGGAATTTTGACCATTTGAG GAGGGAGCTGCTCCATAGCTATGGCTTTGAGCACATAGCAATGTTGAATAATTTAGAAAAGGCTGGATTGCTTAAAAAGCAG GAAAATAAAAGTAACTGGCTGACTATCAAACGTACTCTCCAACTTGTAGTTGAGGATACTGACACTGCCAA CCCCAATGACATTGCCTATGTCTTTTCTGGATATGCACCACTTAGCATTCGCCTTGTTCAGCAAGCTGTTCGATCTGGATG GCGTCCCATGGAAGAAATTTTGAAGCTGTTGCCAGGACCTCATTCAGAAACGAAGAGA GGTGGATTCTCGAGCAGTCCTTCGTTCGACACACTGCATGGGGCTTCAGCAGCTGTAGACAG AGTTGCCGATGGAAGACGCTCCTTGGTACTTGTTGTGTTCATTGGAGGGGTAACATTTGCAGAAATTTCTGCACTTCGATTTCTTAGTGCTCAG GAAACGATGGCATATGATTTGATTATTGGGACAACAAAAATCGTCAGTGGCAATACCTTGACTGAGACATTCATGGAAAAGGTGGGTTAA